A single window of Mycolicibacterium madagascariense DNA harbors:
- a CDS encoding DUF732 domain-containing protein: MHSKIFPGAVSSRAARIAAVTAGALCAAVLAAAPASADPTSDFLNDLGGAGMGMADPGQAADLGQSVCPMLSQPGQDLADTAAKVAQTGGMSLGPATMFTGMAISAFCPGAMSAMANGDSPIPLGLLSGLGGLGN; this comes from the coding sequence GTGCACAGCAAAATCTTCCCGGGCGCGGTCTCGTCGCGTGCCGCCCGCATCGCCGCCGTCACCGCCGGTGCCCTCTGCGCAGCCGTCCTCGCCGCCGCGCCCGCGTCGGCCGACCCGACGTCGGACTTCCTCAACGACCTCGGCGGCGCGGGGATGGGCATGGCCGACCCCGGCCAGGCCGCCGACCTCGGACAGTCGGTGTGCCCGATGCTGTCGCAGCCGGGTCAGGACCTGGCCGACACCGCCGCCAAGGTCGCCCAGACCGGCGGCATGTCGCTCGGCCCCGCCACGATGTTCACCGGCATGGCGATCTCGGCGTTCTGCCCGGGTGCCATGAGCGCGATGGCCAACGGCGACTCGCCGATTCCGCTCGGTCTACTCAGCGGCCTCGGGGGCCTCGGCAACTAG
- a CDS encoding TetR/AcrR family transcriptional regulator, with the protein MTSRSPRTGRRAEALSKARIVATVVEILDAEGETALTFRSLAARLATGAGAIYWHVANKEELLTAATDDVVAGVMAGVTLDAGPRDVIRAIALGTFDAIDAHPWVGAQLARSPWQYAMLQIFEGLGGQLHRLGVPEDAQFAAGSALLNYVLGVAGQNAANARRVPPDTDRAAFLDDVADAWTRQDPAKYPFLHRIAGEMRDHDDREQFLAGIDLILAGIGTLGSPEPSPDGPAER; encoded by the coding sequence ATGACGTCGAGGAGCCCGCGAACTGGACGCCGCGCGGAGGCCTTGTCCAAGGCGCGGATCGTCGCCACCGTCGTCGAGATCCTCGACGCCGAGGGCGAGACCGCCCTGACGTTCCGCTCACTGGCGGCGCGCCTGGCGACCGGCGCGGGCGCGATCTACTGGCACGTTGCCAACAAGGAGGAGTTGCTGACCGCGGCCACCGACGACGTCGTCGCCGGCGTGATGGCGGGGGTTACCCTCGACGCCGGCCCCCGCGACGTCATCCGGGCCATCGCCCTGGGCACGTTCGATGCCATCGACGCGCACCCGTGGGTGGGCGCCCAGCTCGCCCGGTCACCGTGGCAGTACGCGATGCTGCAGATCTTCGAAGGCCTTGGCGGACAGCTGCATCGGCTCGGCGTGCCCGAGGACGCGCAGTTCGCCGCCGGGTCCGCGCTGCTGAACTACGTGCTCGGCGTGGCAGGCCAGAATGCGGCCAACGCGCGCCGCGTTCCACCCGACACCGACCGGGCAGCGTTCCTCGACGACGTGGCCGACGCATGGACGCGGCAGGATCCCGCGAAATACCCGTTCCTGCACCGGATCGCGGGGGAAATGCGCGACCACGACGATCGCGAACAATTCCTCGCCGGCATCGACCTCATCCTCGCCGGGATCGGCACCCTCGGTTCACCGGAACCGTCCCCCGACGGGCCCGCGGAACGTTAG
- a CDS encoding SGNH/GDSL hydrolase family protein codes for MAAGKVYQRYVAIGDSQTEGLWDGDDATGVRGFADRLAERLEDLHPGVRYANLAVRGRRIRDVLDDQLPAAVAMRPDLITSCIGMNDVTRPGRTFDAALADIDVLHQRLAETGATIVTTTFPDLAEILPVGRFLAGRVLRINAVIRAAADRHGFRLVDLYGAPSLSDPAIWSPDRVHGSPAGHAVFAAAAADALNLPGSSHDWAIARGVDEGEVRTQGFRSRMYSQALWTQNLLAPWVWRHLRGLSSGNGREPKRPRLTPVGRLVAEAPEAAE; via the coding sequence GTGGCAGCCGGGAAGGTGTATCAGCGCTACGTCGCCATCGGGGACAGTCAGACCGAGGGACTTTGGGACGGCGACGACGCCACCGGGGTCAGGGGATTCGCCGACCGGTTGGCCGAACGGCTCGAGGACCTCCACCCGGGTGTCCGCTACGCCAATCTTGCGGTGCGCGGGCGGCGCATCCGCGACGTCCTAGACGATCAATTGCCGGCTGCGGTCGCGATGCGTCCCGATCTCATCACCAGCTGCATCGGCATGAACGACGTGACGAGGCCCGGCCGCACGTTCGACGCGGCGCTCGCGGACATCGACGTGCTGCACCAGCGACTCGCCGAGACCGGGGCCACCATCGTCACCACGACGTTTCCGGACCTCGCCGAGATCCTGCCGGTCGGGCGCTTCCTCGCCGGCCGGGTGCTCCGGATCAACGCGGTCATCAGGGCGGCTGCGGACCGGCACGGCTTCCGGCTCGTCGACCTCTACGGCGCACCGTCGCTGAGCGACCCGGCCATCTGGAGTCCCGATCGCGTGCACGGCTCTCCCGCCGGGCACGCCGTGTTCGCCGCCGCCGCGGCCGACGCGCTGAATCTGCCTGGGAGCAGCCATGATTGGGCCATCGCCAGGGGTGTCGACGAGGGTGAGGTGCGGACGCAGGGATTCCGCTCGCGGATGTACTCCCAGGCGCTGTGGACGCAGAATCTGTTGGCGCCGTGGGTCTGGCGGCATCTGAGGGGACTGTCGAGCGGCAACGGTCGCGAGCCGAAGCGCCCGCGGCTGACGCCCGTGGGTCGGCTAGTTGCCGAGGCCCCCGAGGCCGCTGAGTAG
- a CDS encoding cyclopropane mycolic acid synthase family methyltransferase: MNEKQQGQDLKPHFDDIQAHYDLSDDFFRLFLDETQTYSCAYFERPDMSLRDAQLAKIDLALGKLALEPGMTLLDVGCGWGATMRRAVEKYDVNVIGLTLSRNQAAHVEKMLVDLPSERHSRVELKGWEEFDGSVDRIVSIGAFEHFGYDRYARFFEMAYAALPDDGRMLLHTITRAGPQEREERNLPITMTLMRFTKFIGDEIFPGGQIPVIAEVEKFSTEAGFAIERIHRLREHYAKTLDIWAATLESKRDEAVALQSQEVYDRYMKYLTGCSNLFHKGYTDLCQFTLVK, from the coding sequence GTGAACGAGAAGCAGCAGGGGCAGGATCTCAAACCGCACTTCGATGACATCCAGGCCCATTACGACCTGTCCGACGACTTCTTTCGGCTGTTCCTCGACGAGACCCAGACCTACAGCTGCGCCTACTTCGAGCGGCCCGACATGTCGCTCCGCGATGCTCAGCTCGCGAAGATCGACCTAGCTCTTGGCAAGCTCGCTCTGGAACCCGGCATGACGTTGCTGGACGTCGGCTGTGGGTGGGGCGCCACCATGCGGCGGGCCGTCGAGAAGTATGACGTGAACGTCATCGGCCTGACCCTGTCGCGCAATCAGGCGGCGCATGTCGAGAAGATGCTGGTCGATCTCCCCAGCGAACGCCACAGCCGCGTCGAGCTGAAGGGGTGGGAGGAATTCGACGGCTCGGTGGACCGCATCGTGTCGATCGGGGCCTTCGAGCACTTCGGGTACGACCGCTACGCCCGCTTCTTCGAGATGGCCTACGCGGCGCTGCCGGACGACGGCCGAATGTTGTTGCACACCATCACCCGTGCGGGGCCCCAGGAGCGCGAAGAACGCAACCTGCCCATCACGATGACCCTGATGCGGTTCACCAAGTTCATCGGTGACGAGATCTTCCCCGGCGGCCAGATCCCCGTCATCGCCGAAGTCGAGAAGTTCTCGACCGAAGCGGGTTTCGCCATCGAGCGAATTCACCGGCTCCGCGAGCACTACGCGAAGACCCTCGACATCTGGGCCGCGACCCTGGAGTCCAAGCGGGACGAGGCGGTGGCGCTGCAGTCGCAGGAGGTCTACGACCGGTACATGAAGTACCTCACCGGGTGTTCGAACCTCTTCCACAAGGGCTACACCGACCTATGCCAGTTCACCCTGGTCAAGTAA
- a CDS encoding Tex family protein, with product MTSSPAVKSVTARLAEELAVREAQVAATVRLLDEGATVPFIARYRKEVTGSLDDGQLRTLEERLGYLRELDARRAAVLASIQDQGKLTDELRAALAAADTKARVEDIYLPYKPKRRTKAQIAREAGLEPLADRLLADPTLVPEDAAAEFLGEDVADAAAALEGARHILIERAAEDAELVGAVRAKFWTDGSLRTAPASDEIAKTPAAQKFRDYFEFSEPLEKMPSHRVLAVMRGEKEQVLTLTLDGGDEDAHHVMVARTLGVDLTAGAAATAWLSTTVKLAWRVKLMISAAVDARIRLKQRAEEDAVAVFARNLKDLLLAAPAGTRTTLGLDPGFRTGVKVAVVDATGKVVDTCAIFPHQPQRRWDEAKATLGALVARHGVELIAIGNGTASRETEALARELITDITASGAKPPVQAMVSEAGASVYSASAYAAHELPSLDVTLRGAVSIARRLQDPLAELVKIEPKSIGVGQYQHDITPGTLARSLDAVVEDAVNAVGVDLNTASVPLLARVSGVTDSLAEAIVAHRESTGPFRNRKALLDVARLGPKAFEQCAGFLRIRDGDDPLDRSGVHPESYPVVRRILDRSGISLAELIGDEKTLRTMRPADFADDRFGVPTVNDILAELAKPGRDPRPAFSTATFATGVEKVADLEVGMVLEGVVTNVAAFGAFVDVGVHQDGLVHVSAMSDRYVSDPHEVVRSGQVVKVKVLEVDVDRQRIGLTLRLNDTPQRKGPAGDKGPRPKGRVERPRSNRGKEAGRRETGAASGSMAQALRDAGFGR from the coding sequence GTGACTTCGAGCCCCGCCGTCAAATCCGTAACCGCCCGTCTTGCTGAGGAACTCGCCGTTCGCGAGGCTCAGGTGGCCGCCACCGTGCGCCTCCTCGACGAAGGCGCCACGGTGCCGTTCATTGCGAGGTACCGCAAGGAGGTGACCGGCAGCCTCGACGACGGCCAGCTGCGCACGCTCGAGGAACGCCTGGGTTACCTGCGCGAACTCGATGCGCGCCGCGCCGCGGTGCTGGCCTCGATCCAGGACCAGGGCAAGCTGACCGACGAGTTGCGGGCGGCGCTGGCGGCCGCCGACACGAAGGCCAGGGTCGAGGACATCTACCTGCCGTACAAACCGAAGCGGCGCACCAAGGCGCAGATTGCCCGCGAGGCCGGTCTCGAGCCGCTGGCCGACCGGCTGCTGGCCGACCCGACCCTGGTTCCGGAGGACGCGGCCGCCGAGTTCCTCGGCGAGGACGTCGCCGATGCCGCCGCAGCACTCGAGGGCGCCCGGCACATCCTGATCGAGCGGGCCGCCGAGGACGCCGAGCTCGTCGGCGCCGTCCGCGCCAAGTTCTGGACCGACGGATCGCTGCGCACCGCGCCTGCATCCGACGAGATCGCGAAAACGCCTGCGGCGCAGAAGTTTCGAGACTACTTCGAATTCTCTGAACCCCTGGAGAAGATGCCGTCGCACCGGGTGCTGGCGGTGATGCGGGGGGAGAAGGAGCAGGTGCTCACCCTTACCCTCGACGGTGGCGACGAGGATGCCCACCACGTGATGGTGGCCAGGACGCTGGGCGTCGACCTGACCGCGGGCGCGGCGGCGACGGCATGGCTGTCGACCACCGTGAAGTTGGCGTGGCGGGTCAAGCTGATGATCTCGGCCGCGGTGGACGCACGCATCCGGCTCAAGCAGCGCGCCGAGGAGGACGCCGTCGCGGTGTTCGCGAGGAACCTCAAGGACCTGCTGCTGGCGGCTCCCGCCGGCACCCGCACCACCCTCGGGCTCGATCCCGGGTTCCGGACCGGCGTCAAGGTCGCGGTCGTGGACGCCACCGGCAAGGTGGTGGACACGTGCGCGATCTTCCCGCACCAACCCCAGCGGCGCTGGGACGAGGCCAAGGCCACCCTCGGTGCGCTCGTGGCGCGGCACGGGGTCGAGCTCATCGCCATCGGCAACGGCACCGCCTCGCGCGAAACCGAAGCCCTGGCAAGGGAACTCATCACCGACATCACGGCCTCCGGGGCCAAGCCGCCCGTGCAGGCGATGGTCAGCGAGGCGGGAGCGTCGGTGTACTCGGCGTCGGCCTATGCGGCGCACGAGCTGCCGAGCCTGGACGTCACGCTGCGCGGCGCGGTGTCGATCGCGCGGCGTCTGCAGGACCCGCTGGCCGAGCTGGTCAAGATCGAGCCGAAGTCGATCGGCGTCGGGCAGTACCAGCACGACATCACCCCGGGCACGTTGGCGCGCAGCCTCGATGCCGTGGTCGAGGATGCGGTGAACGCGGTCGGCGTGGACCTCAACACCGCGTCGGTACCCCTGCTGGCCAGGGTGTCCGGCGTGACGGACTCGTTGGCCGAGGCCATCGTCGCCCATCGCGAGTCGACGGGTCCCTTCCGCAACCGCAAGGCTCTGCTGGACGTTGCGCGCTTGGGGCCCAAGGCATTCGAGCAGTGCGCCGGGTTCCTGCGCATTCGCGACGGTGACGATCCGCTCGACCGGTCGGGCGTGCACCCCGAGTCCTATCCCGTCGTGCGCCGCATCCTGGACCGTTCCGGCATCAGCCTGGCCGAACTCATCGGCGACGAGAAGACGCTGCGGACGATGCGACCGGCCGACTTCGCCGACGACAGGTTCGGGGTCCCGACGGTGAACGACATCCTGGCCGAGTTGGCGAAGCCGGGCCGGGATCCGCGTCCGGCGTTCTCGACGGCGACGTTCGCCACGGGCGTGGAGAAGGTGGCCGACCTCGAGGTGGGCATGGTGCTCGAGGGCGTGGTCACGAACGTCGCGGCCTTCGGTGCGTTCGTCGACGTCGGCGTCCATCAGGACGGGCTGGTGCACGTCTCGGCGATGTCGGACCGCTACGTCTCCGACCCGCACGAGGTGGTGCGGTCCGGGCAGGTGGTCAAGGTCAAGGTGCTCGAGGTCGACGTGGACCGCCAGCGCATCGGGCTGACGCTGCGGCTGAACGACACCCCGCAGCGCAAGGGGCCGGCCGGGGACAAGGGGCCCAGGCCGAAGGGGCGCGTCGAGCGGCCGCGGTCGAACCGTGGCAAGGAGGCCGGCCGGCGCGAGACCGGTGCGGCGTCCGGTTCGATGGCCCAGGCACTGCGCGACGCCGGGTTCGGTCGCTGA
- a CDS encoding acyl-CoA synthetase, translated as MGSDTRFNLSDVFGTVAAAVPDQTFLTWRGRRLTYAEVDRRVTGFANYLVSVGLGCRTERDALAGHESGQDHLGIYLRNGNEYLEAMIGSYRARVAPFNVSYRYVEDELTHLLTDSDAVALVYPAEFAPRVAAIRDGLPHLRVLIQVADHSGHELLPGAVDFETILAAPAPAAGLPTPSGDDLYVLYTGGTTGMPKGVLWRQHDIFLSSMGGRPWGSDEPLASYDELADKARAAGGGMSIMMIPPFMHGAAQWAAFNTVTMGGRIVIPDDVERMRPAEVLRLVEAERVLSLPVVGDAIARPLLDEIEAGNYDLSGLFTVTNGGAPLSPTVRERLLEALPHVMLLDAVGASESGAQMSTMTTAGADTAAATFTPQSDTAVVSADLDRVLQPGEGQGWLARRDLIPLGYLGDEAKTAKTFPTIEGVRWSVPGDRANVLPDGRIQLLGRDSVTINSGGEKIFVEEVERAIAAHPSVYDVVVVGRPSERWGSEVVAVVQFADGAEATDEELVDVCRTAIARYKIPKAFIRTDKVVRSPAGKADYRWARETATAGVGSK; from the coding sequence ATGGGTAGCGACACTCGCTTCAACCTGTCCGACGTCTTCGGCACCGTCGCGGCCGCCGTGCCCGACCAGACGTTCCTCACCTGGCGCGGCCGTCGGCTGACCTACGCCGAGGTCGATCGCCGCGTCACCGGGTTCGCCAACTACCTCGTCTCGGTGGGTCTGGGGTGCCGGACCGAACGCGACGCGCTGGCGGGTCACGAATCCGGCCAGGACCACCTCGGCATCTACCTGCGCAACGGCAACGAGTACCTCGAGGCCATGATCGGGTCCTACCGGGCGCGCGTCGCACCCTTCAACGTCAGCTACCGCTACGTCGAGGACGAGCTCACCCATCTGCTGACCGACTCCGACGCCGTGGCGCTGGTCTACCCCGCCGAGTTCGCGCCACGCGTCGCGGCCATCCGCGACGGCCTGCCGCACCTGCGGGTCCTGATACAGGTCGCCGACCATTCCGGCCACGAACTGCTACCCGGCGCCGTCGACTTCGAGACCATCCTCGCGGCTCCGGCGCCCGCCGCGGGGCTACCGACCCCGTCGGGTGACGATCTCTACGTCCTGTACACCGGCGGCACCACCGGGATGCCCAAGGGCGTGCTGTGGCGCCAGCACGACATCTTCCTGTCGTCGATGGGCGGCAGGCCGTGGGGCAGCGATGAACCGCTCGCCTCCTACGACGAACTCGCCGACAAGGCACGGGCGGCCGGCGGCGGCATGTCGATCATGATGATCCCGCCCTTCATGCACGGCGCGGCACAGTGGGCTGCGTTCAACACCGTCACGATGGGCGGGCGGATCGTGATCCCCGACGACGTGGAGCGCATGCGTCCCGCGGAGGTGTTGCGCCTCGTCGAGGCAGAACGGGTGCTGAGCCTGCCGGTCGTCGGCGACGCCATCGCCCGGCCGCTGCTCGACGAGATCGAGGCCGGCAACTACGACCTGTCGGGCCTGTTCACCGTCACCAACGGCGGAGCGCCGCTGTCGCCGACGGTGCGCGAACGCCTACTCGAGGCGCTACCGCACGTGATGCTGCTCGACGCCGTCGGCGCGTCGGAGTCCGGCGCGCAGATGAGCACCATGACGACCGCGGGCGCCGACACGGCGGCGGCGACCTTCACACCGCAATCCGACACCGCCGTGGTGTCGGCGGACCTCGACCGCGTGCTGCAGCCGGGTGAGGGCCAGGGCTGGCTGGCCCGGCGCGACCTCATCCCCCTGGGGTACCTCGGCGACGAGGCCAAGACCGCGAAGACGTTCCCGACGATCGAGGGCGTGCGGTGGTCGGTCCCGGGTGATCGGGCAAACGTGTTGCCGGACGGGCGGATTCAGCTTCTCGGCCGGGATTCGGTGACGATCAACTCCGGCGGGGAGAAGATCTTCGTCGAGGAGGTCGAGCGGGCCATCGCGGCCCACCCCAGCGTCTACGACGTCGTGGTGGTCGGTCGCCCGTCCGAGCGTTGGGGCAGTGAGGTGGTCGCCGTGGTGCAGTTCGCCGACGGCGCCGAGGCCACCGACGAGGAACTCGTCGACGTCTGCCGAACGGCGATCGCCCGCTACAAGATTCCGAAGGCGTTCATCCGGACGGACAAGGTCGTGCGCTCCCCCGCGGGCAAGGCGGACTACCGCTGGGCCAGGGAGACCGCGACGGCGGGCGTCGGCTCGAAGTAG
- a CDS encoding acyltransferase family protein, translated as MALPESSSDAPTIAEDAPPGRDRAVDVVRIVALVVVMLGHCALLLATIDAGGLRIGNLLGAVPALAPVTWVVQVMPLFFLAGGAAAAYGWRPGRAWGTWLFVRAQRLCRPVFWYLAAWVVGLLATRLILGAASAAGLGRECVALLWFLGVYLVTLAFVPALMRLRTGRATGLLVVGLLAAAAAMDAVRIAVGTAEAATANFLIVWLIPVVIGVAYARRTIGVRAALVAGVVAFLAALGLAVAGPYEVSLVVTGRERLSNVSPPTLLLALHCTWTSCAFVAAAGPIRHWAARPRIWRAVALGNRGAMTLYLWHIPAIAVATFTLHALGFDAFDVHAPGFVGRVLLREAVFVVVMALAFLALSPLEHRRLPWWDSPARATGARSVAAGALVCLAGVAILLMSRDGLSDTLGWSALGCFLVAVLGARVCATGSTRTGSVGPIG; from the coding sequence ATGGCCCTGCCCGAGTCCTCGTCCGACGCGCCGACGATCGCCGAGGACGCCCCACCCGGCCGCGATCGGGCCGTCGACGTCGTCAGGATCGTCGCCCTGGTCGTGGTGATGCTGGGGCACTGCGCACTGCTGCTGGCGACGATCGACGCCGGCGGGCTGCGGATCGGCAACCTGCTCGGCGCGGTACCGGCACTGGCCCCGGTCACGTGGGTGGTCCAGGTCATGCCGCTGTTCTTCCTGGCGGGCGGCGCCGCGGCGGCGTACGGGTGGCGGCCGGGCCGAGCCTGGGGCACCTGGCTGTTCGTCCGCGCGCAGCGGCTGTGCCGTCCGGTCTTCTGGTATCTCGCGGCGTGGGTGGTCGGGTTGCTGGCGACGCGGCTCATCCTGGGGGCGGCGTCCGCGGCGGGCCTCGGCCGCGAATGCGTTGCGCTGCTGTGGTTCCTCGGCGTCTACCTCGTCACGCTGGCATTCGTGCCCGCCCTGATGAGGCTGCGCACCGGACGCGCGACGGGCCTGTTGGTGGTGGGGTTACTGGCGGCCGCGGCCGCGATGGACGCGGTCCGGATCGCCGTCGGCACCGCCGAGGCGGCCACGGCCAACTTCCTCATCGTTTGGCTCATCCCGGTGGTGATCGGCGTCGCTTACGCCCGGCGGACGATCGGGGTGCGCGCCGCACTCGTGGCCGGCGTCGTGGCGTTCCTCGCGGCGCTCGGACTGGCGGTCGCCGGGCCGTACGAGGTGTCCCTGGTCGTGACCGGCCGAGAGCGGCTGTCGAACGTGTCGCCGCCGACGCTGCTCCTCGCGTTGCACTGCACGTGGACGTCGTGTGCGTTCGTGGCGGCCGCGGGCCCGATCCGGCACTGGGCCGCGCGGCCGCGGATCTGGCGCGCCGTGGCGCTGGGCAACCGGGGAGCCATGACGCTGTACCTGTGGCACATCCCGGCGATCGCGGTGGCGACGTTCACCCTGCACGCCCTCGGTTTCGACGCCTTCGACGTGCACGCTCCCGGGTTCGTGGGCCGGGTCCTGCTGCGCGAGGCGGTGTTCGTGGTCGTGATGGCCCTGGCCTTCCTGGCGCTGTCCCCGCTGGAGCACCGGCGGCTGCCGTGGTGGGACTCGCCGGCCCGCGCGACCGGCGCCAGGTCCGTCGCCGCGGGCGCGCTGGTCTGCCTGGCCGGGGTCGCGATCCTGCTGATGTCGCGCGACGGGCTCAGTGACACGCTGGGATGGTCGGCCCTCGGCTGCTTCCTCGTCGCGGTCCTCGGCGCGCGGGTGTGCGCCACGGGGTCGACGCGCACCGGATCCGTCGGACCCATTGGGTAG
- a CDS encoding FAD-dependent oxidoreductase, which yields MTAPITIIGAGVGGLVLARVLHVHGVRATVYEADPAPDARAQGGQLDIHEEDGQVALRAAGLFEEFLGIIHEGGQAMRLLDRHGTLLVDDPDDNTGGRPEVLRGDLRRILLESLPDGTVQWGRKVVGVAPLGDGRHDVTFADGSAVSTDLLVGADGAWSKIRPLVSDATPTYVGTTYVETYLHDVDRRHPATAAAVGGGSLLAPAPGQGILAHREAGAVLHAYVALNRPTDWIAGIDFTDPACAIDRVAAEFVGWASELTALITDADTAPVPRMIHTLPTGHRWDRVPGVTLLGDAAHLMPPSGDGANLAMLDGAELARELLAHAGDVEAALGAYERGLFARSATAYADAERLQHMLFGAGSPHDLVEMFTAHGATGWVSRRRCGRRCASPEIPARLRRVCRRRRPRPRSPCRCRRWPRRGGRPVVAGPAPGRRGS from the coding sequence ATGACGGCACCCATCACCATCATCGGCGCGGGCGTCGGCGGCCTCGTCCTCGCCCGCGTCCTGCACGTGCACGGCGTGCGGGCGACGGTCTACGAGGCGGACCCGGCGCCGGATGCCCGCGCACAGGGCGGTCAACTCGACATCCACGAGGAGGATGGCCAGGTGGCGCTGCGCGCGGCGGGATTGTTCGAGGAGTTCCTCGGCATCATTCACGAGGGGGGACAGGCGATGCGCCTACTGGACCGCCACGGCACGCTGCTGGTGGACGACCCCGACGACAACACCGGCGGACGGCCGGAGGTGCTGCGCGGCGATCTGCGCAGGATCCTGCTCGAATCGCTACCCGACGGCACCGTCCAGTGGGGCCGCAAGGTCGTCGGCGTCGCCCCCCTCGGTGACGGCAGGCACGACGTGACGTTCGCCGACGGGTCGGCCGTGAGCACCGATCTCCTCGTCGGCGCCGACGGCGCGTGGTCGAAGATCCGTCCACTGGTGTCCGACGCGACCCCCACCTACGTCGGCACGACCTACGTCGAGACCTACCTGCACGACGTGGACCGGCGACACCCCGCGACGGCCGCGGCGGTGGGCGGTGGCTCTCTGTTGGCGCCCGCACCGGGTCAGGGGATACTCGCCCACCGGGAGGCGGGGGCCGTCCTGCACGCCTACGTCGCACTGAACCGGCCGACGGACTGGATCGCCGGGATCGACTTCACCGACCCCGCCTGCGCCATCGACCGCGTCGCGGCCGAATTCGTCGGCTGGGCAAGCGAACTCACCGCGCTGATCACCGACGCCGACACCGCACCGGTGCCGCGGATGATCCACACCCTGCCGACCGGCCACAGGTGGGATCGGGTGCCGGGAGTGACGTTGCTCGGGGACGCGGCGCACCTGATGCCGCCCTCCGGCGACGGCGCGAACCTCGCGATGCTCGACGGTGCCGAACTCGCCCGGGAACTGCTCGCCCACGCCGGTGACGTCGAGGCGGCACTCGGCGCGTACGAACGCGGGCTGTTCGCGCGCAGCGCCACTGCCTACGCGGATGCGGAACGCTTGCAGCACATGCTGTTCGGTGCCGGCTCGCCCCACGACCTCGTGGAGATGTTCACCGCCCACGGAGCAACCGGGTGGGTCAGCCGCCGACGGTGCGGACGCCGGTGCGCGTCACCTGAAATCCCCGCACGTCTCCGGCGAGTCTGCCGACGCAGGCGACCCCGCCCTCGATCGCCATGCAGGTGCCGTCGGTGGCCTCGACGCGGTGGCCGACCGGTAGTCGCTGGACCTGCCCCGGGTAGGCGGGGGTCGTGA
- a CDS encoding TetR/AcrR family transcriptional regulator gives MVDPSGPPLASLRERKKAQTRRLLIDAAVDLCLVQGYENTTVEQISAAVEVSPRTFSRYFASKDAVFIAVVDDLAAEITDELNAQQTGCGPLEALRSAHMAVLGRVARRPLAGLTAERIMLILRVIYSSGALRQAAIEYRSPPAMAALARHMGVDVDDRRLDLAVALFSTTIVSACHDAIAGDPEATYGPDYVMERLEQALSDVARFTAELDVP, from the coding sequence GTGGTCGACCCCTCGGGCCCGCCTCTGGCGAGCCTCCGCGAACGCAAGAAGGCGCAAACCCGGCGACTCCTCATCGATGCGGCCGTGGATCTCTGCCTCGTCCAGGGTTATGAGAACACGACCGTGGAGCAGATCTCGGCCGCCGTCGAGGTGTCCCCTCGCACGTTCAGCCGGTACTTCGCCTCCAAGGACGCGGTGTTCATCGCCGTCGTGGACGACCTCGCCGCGGAGATCACCGACGAGCTGAACGCGCAGCAGACCGGGTGCGGACCCCTGGAGGCGCTGCGGTCGGCGCACATGGCCGTGCTGGGGCGGGTGGCGCGCCGTCCGTTGGCCGGTCTGACTGCCGAGCGCATCATGCTGATCCTGCGCGTCATCTACTCGTCGGGCGCGCTGCGCCAGGCGGCCATCGAGTACCGCAGCCCGCCGGCCATGGCAGCGCTCGCCCGCCACATGGGCGTCGACGTCGACGACCGCCGTCTCGACCTGGCCGTCGCGCTCTTCTCGACGACCATCGTCAGCGCCTGCCACGACGCCATCGCCGGTGACCCCGAGGCGACGTACGGGCCGGACTACGTCATGGAACGACTCGAGCAGGCGCTCAGCGACGTGGCTCGCTTCACCGCCGAACTCGACGTGCCCTAG
- a CDS encoding C40 family peptidase, with the protein MIDAIATTALLTLVNQVSGTPYRTGGDSPAGTDCSGLASWVANAATGRPIFGDRFHTGDEEQALLARGFRYGTQPGALNIGWNSGHTAVTLPDGTPVSSGESGSGVRIGGGGAFQRQFTRHMYLPMADDQAIDDPAAPPPPVDPFAPAPPAPGPADLPVVNAQMPPPPPADPGVPAPPPDAAPAPDAGPTPV; encoded by the coding sequence ATGATCGATGCCATTGCGACCACGGCCCTGTTGACTCTGGTCAATCAGGTTTCGGGGACGCCGTACCGCACGGGTGGAGACTCACCCGCCGGTACGGACTGCTCCGGTCTCGCCTCGTGGGTGGCCAATGCCGCCACCGGCCGCCCCATCTTCGGCGACCGGTTCCACACCGGCGACGAGGAGCAAGCGCTGCTGGCGCGCGGTTTCCGCTACGGGACCCAGCCCGGCGCCCTCAACATCGGCTGGAACTCCGGCCACACCGCGGTGACGCTTCCCGACGGCACCCCGGTGTCCTCCGGCGAGAGCGGCAGTGGCGTCCGGATCGGCGGTGGCGGCGCCTTCCAGCGGCAGTTCACCCGGCACATGTACCTCCCGATGGCCGACGATCAGGCGATCGACGATCCCGCTGCCCCGCCGCCACCCGTGGATCCGTTCGCACCGGCCCCTCCCGCACCGGGACCGGCCGACCTTCCGGTCGTCAACGCCCAGATGCCACCGCCGCCGCCGGCGGATCCGGGCGTGCCGGCGCCCCCACCGGACGCCGCACCCGCCCCCGACGCCGGGCCGACCCCCGTCTGA